One genomic window of Bacillota bacterium includes the following:
- the typA gene encoding translational GTPase TypA produces MQLRNIAIIAHVDHGKTTLVDGILRQTGVFRHHEQVQERVLDSDDIERERGITIFSKNTAVLYGDYKINIVDTPGHADFGGEVERILGMVDGALLVVDAFEGPMPQTRFVLQKALAKRVKPLVVVNKVDRSDARPYEVVDEVLDLFIDLGADGDLLEFPVLYAVARAGIVSPDLDEVLSGLASGQGSVRPLLDTIVQEVPAPKGDADNPLQLLVSNLDYDPYIGQIAIGRIQEGKLTRGQTVSVVRGGTDKLETARVGQVYSFANLQRVEADVAVAGDIVAVSGIDKIAIGDTIADADDPVPLPPVEVDSPTLTMLFRVNDSPFAGREGEFLTSRHLKDRLERETKNNVALRVRATDSPDVFEVSGRGELHLSILLENMRREGYELAVSKPMAVTKETEDGLYEPLEQLVIDVPSEFMGTVIEKLGTRKGELVNMQHMADDRVKLEFIVPTRGLIGFNSQFLTDTKGNGVMYYSFHGYGPYRGEIVQRTTGALVAWEAGVATTYAISNIQERGTLFIRPGTEVYEGMIIGEHSREGDLDVNVARQRHVTNIRSSTKEIAVKLDEPRILTLEEALAFIAEDELVEITPKSLRLRKLILNKSKRNK; encoded by the coding sequence ATGCAATTGCGTAATATTGCTATTATAGCCCACGTAGACCACGGTAAGACTACCCTGGTTGATGGGATTCTACGTCAGACTGGGGTCTTTCGTCACCATGAGCAGGTGCAAGAGCGAGTCCTGGACTCCGACGACATTGAGCGGGAGCGGGGTATCACCATTTTTTCTAAGAACACCGCTGTTCTTTATGGTGATTACAAGATTAACATCGTCGATACTCCCGGTCACGCGGATTTCGGCGGTGAGGTAGAGCGGATCCTGGGGATGGTTGATGGAGCATTGTTGGTAGTAGATGCCTTTGAAGGTCCGATGCCCCAGACTCGGTTTGTGCTGCAGAAGGCCCTAGCCAAGAGGGTGAAGCCCCTGGTGGTGGTCAACAAGGTTGACCGCAGTGACGCTCGTCCCTACGAGGTAGTCGATGAGGTTCTGGACCTGTTCATCGATCTGGGAGCCGATGGAGACCTCCTAGAATTTCCGGTGCTCTATGCTGTGGCCCGTGCCGGGATTGTCTCTCCAGACCTCGATGAAGTTCTATCCGGTTTGGCCAGCGGACAGGGTTCCGTCCGACCTCTCCTCGATACAATTGTGCAAGAGGTACCGGCGCCCAAGGGAGACGCTGATAACCCCTTGCAGCTCTTGGTGAGTAACTTAGATTACGATCCCTACATTGGCCAGATTGCCATCGGTCGCATTCAGGAGGGGAAATTGACCCGGGGCCAGACGGTCAGCGTCGTGCGTGGAGGTACCGATAAGCTAGAGACAGCTCGTGTAGGTCAGGTTTATTCCTTTGCCAACCTGCAGCGGGTGGAAGCCGATGTGGCAGTGGCGGGAGATATTGTTGCCGTTTCTGGGATCGACAAAATCGCTATCGGCGATACCATCGCCGACGCGGATGACCCAGTACCCTTGCCTCCGGTGGAGGTAGACTCCCCGACCTTGACGATGCTCTTTCGGGTCAACGATAGTCCCTTTGCCGGCCGAGAGGGCGAATTCCTGACATCTCGTCATCTGAAAGACCGACTGGAACGAGAAACCAAGAACAACGTGGCTCTGCGCGTAAGGGCAACGGATAGCCCCGATGTCTTTGAGGTCTCGGGACGGGGAGAGCTGCATCTGTCGATTCTGTTGGAGAACATGCGCCGGGAAGGCTATGAACTGGCGGTCTCCAAGCCTATGGCAGTCACCAAAGAAACAGAAGATGGACTGTACGAGCCCCTGGAGCAGCTGGTAATTGATGTTCCCAGTGAGTTCATGGGAACAGTCATCGAGAAACTCGGGACCCGCAAGGGTGAGCTCGTTAACATGCAGCACATGGCCGATGATCGGGTGAAGTTGGAGTTTATCGTTCCCACTCGGGGCTTGATTGGCTTCAATTCTCAGTTCTTGACGGACACCAAGGGTAACGGAGTGATGTACTACAGTTTCCACGGATATGGCCCCTATCGGGGGGAAATCGTCCAGCGCACCACCGGTGCCCTGGTGGCCTGGGAGGCTGGAGTGGCTACTACCTATGCCATCAGCAACATCCAGGAACGAGGTACCCTGTTTATTCGTCCGGGAACGGAAGTTTACGAGGGAATGATCATCGGAGAGCATTCCCGAGAAGGGGATCTGGATGTGAATGTTGCCCGGCAAAGGCATGTGACCAACATCCGCTCCTCCACCAAGGAAATCGCGGTCAAGCTCGACGAGCCTCGGATCCTGACCCTTGAGGAAGCCTTGGCCTTCATTGCTGAAGACGAGTTGGTGGAGATTACCCCGAAGAGTTTGCGTTTGCGCAAGTTGATCTTGAATAAGAGCAAGCGGAACAAATAG
- a CDS encoding ABC transporter ATP-binding protein, with the protein MRDDYYVQDRRSAFRSLTKLYPYLRPHLSTLSIAILAMIVGAVIGILLPMFARIAIDRYIAVGDGAGLIRLILLATGLFIVANLTTAIRARLMAKVGQDIIRAIRRDLFKKLQVLPVSWFDKIPVGKVVTRLTSDVDALSELVSNAVVNTSIETLRLFGFLAVMIWLDWRLTAITLALLPLLVYAMFFLSYRIHRAEDEVREQASVVNANSQETISGVKVIQAFGAQEYFEDRFARDNASLLNASLYALRVYAYFWPLVDLNWFLSVGALLFFGGRWVLDGSTTVGTLIAFIGYSGQFFGPLRGLSQAYRIIQRGLAGAVRIHDILSTPAEVDPSLPPMPQIKGHVQFKDITFGYSDDEMVLRNINLEAQPGQTIALVGHTGAGKTSIINLLCRFYQPQKGQILVDGHDIWERELSSYRQQVGLVLQEPFLFSGTLRDNLRFGAPDATDEELWAALETVGLKESFQQQKVTLDTLLTERGSNFSTGQRQLLSFARALLADPKILILDEATAHVDTVTEQRVQEALQKLLAGRTSFVIAHRLSTIRNADEIVVIGQGRILEQGNHESLMARKGEYWELVSAQDSIAG; encoded by the coding sequence GTGAGAGATGATTACTATGTCCAGGATCGCAGATCCGCCTTTCGGAGCCTGACGAAGTTGTATCCCTACCTACGCCCCCATCTATCCACCCTATCCATCGCGATCCTCGCGATGATTGTCGGCGCGGTGATTGGAATCCTGCTGCCGATGTTCGCCCGAATCGCCATCGATCGGTACATCGCAGTAGGTGACGGGGCGGGGCTAATTCGCCTAATTCTGTTGGCCACGGGGCTATTCATTGTAGCGAACCTGACAACGGCCATCAGGGCACGACTGATGGCCAAGGTAGGACAGGACATCATCCGCGCCATCCGCCGAGACTTGTTCAAGAAGCTTCAGGTGTTGCCGGTAAGTTGGTTTGACAAGATCCCGGTGGGTAAGGTGGTTACTCGACTGACCAGTGACGTGGATGCCCTCTCGGAACTGGTGAGCAATGCGGTTGTCAATACTTCGATAGAAACCCTGCGGCTCTTTGGATTCCTAGCTGTAATGATCTGGTTGGATTGGAGACTCACGGCGATTACCCTGGCGCTTTTGCCCCTCTTGGTATATGCCATGTTCTTCTTATCCTATCGGATCCACCGAGCAGAGGATGAGGTCCGGGAGCAGGCCTCGGTGGTCAATGCTAATTCCCAGGAGACTATCTCCGGAGTGAAGGTAATCCAGGCTTTTGGTGCCCAGGAATACTTCGAAGATCGCTTTGCCCGGGACAATGCCAGTCTGCTGAATGCTAGCCTCTACGCTCTGCGTGTTTACGCCTATTTCTGGCCCCTGGTGGACTTAAACTGGTTTCTGAGTGTAGGAGCACTGTTGTTCTTTGGAGGGCGCTGGGTACTTGATGGCTCTACTACCGTAGGGACGCTCATTGCCTTTATCGGCTATTCCGGTCAGTTTTTTGGTCCCTTGCGAGGACTGTCCCAGGCCTACCGCATTATCCAAAGAGGCTTGGCGGGAGCAGTACGAATCCACGATATTCTCTCTACTCCAGCAGAGGTAGATCCCTCGCTGCCACCGATGCCTCAGATTAAGGGCCACGTGCAATTCAAGGACATCACCTTCGGGTACTCCGATGATGAGATGGTCCTAAGGAACATCAACCTAGAAGCTCAACCGGGGCAGACCATCGCCTTGGTCGGACACACCGGTGCCGGTAAGACTTCGATTATCAACTTGCTTTGTCGGTTTTACCAACCCCAGAAGGGACAAATCCTGGTCGATGGTCATGACATCTGGGAGCGGGAGTTAAGCAGCTATCGTCAGCAAGTCGGACTGGTATTGCAGGAGCCCTTTCTCTTCTCGGGAACTTTACGGGACAACCTTCGTTTCGGTGCTCCCGATGCTACCGACGAAGAACTATGGGCAGCACTGGAAACCGTTGGTCTCAAGGAGTCCTTCCAGCAACAGAAGGTTACCCTCGATACCCTGCTGACGGAAAGGGGCAGTAACTTCTCTACGGGACAAAGACAACTGCTTTCCTTTGCCAGAGCCCTCTTGGCGGATCCCAAGATCCTGATCTTGGACGAAGCCACTGCCCACGTCGATACCGTCACAGAGCAACGGGTACAGGAGGCGTTGCAGAAACTATTGGCGGGGAGAACTTCCTTTGTCATCGCCCACCGCCTGTCTACCATCCGCAATGCCGATGAAATCGTGGTGATTGGACAAGGCCGGATTCTAGAACAGGGCAACCATGAAAGTCTAATGGCCCGGAAGGGTGAATACTGGGAGCTGGTCTCTGCTCAGGATTCCATCGCCGGCTAA